A single Streptomyces mirabilis DNA region contains:
- a CDS encoding endonuclease/exonuclease/phosphatase family protein: MATTPLPRSHTEPDGSAVIRVLSYNIRSMRDDTTALARVIHACAPDLVLVQEAPRFFRWRKKLARLAAASGQTILSGGATAAGPALLCSMRATVERTEDVLLPLTPGLHRRGLATAVVRFGAARLGVVSCHLSLQKDERYTQSGLLLDRLAALGTPHALAGGDLNERPDGPAFTRLAAGLQDCRATAPWGTEYTSTPTDPHQRIDAIFATRGIEVLGCGVPYGHPGVTETDLRAATDHLPVLAALRVPAA; this comes from the coding sequence ATGGCGACGACCCCGCTGCCCCGCTCCCACACCGAACCCGACGGCTCCGCCGTCATCCGCGTCCTCAGCTACAACATCCGTTCGATGCGCGACGACACCACCGCCCTCGCCCGTGTCATCCACGCCTGCGCCCCCGACCTGGTCCTCGTCCAGGAAGCCCCCCGCTTCTTCCGCTGGCGCAAGAAGCTGGCCCGGCTCGCGGCCGCGTCCGGCCAGACGATCCTGTCCGGCGGCGCGACCGCCGCGGGACCCGCGCTCCTGTGCTCGATGCGGGCCACCGTCGAACGCACCGAGGACGTCCTGCTGCCCCTCACCCCCGGCCTGCACCGCCGCGGCCTCGCCACCGCCGTCGTCCGCTTCGGTGCCGCCCGGCTCGGCGTGGTGAGCTGCCACCTCTCGCTCCAGAAGGACGAGCGGTACACGCAGAGCGGTCTGCTCCTCGACCGCCTCGCGGCCCTCGGCACCCCGCACGCCCTCGCCGGCGGCGACCTGAACGAACGCCCCGACGGCCCCGCCTTCACCCGCCTCGCCGCCGGCCTCCAGGACTGCCGGGCCACCGCGCCCTGGGGCACGGAGTACACCTCGACGCCCACCGACCCCCACCAGCGCATCGACGCGATCTTCGCCACCCGCGGCATCGAGGTCCTCGGCTGCGGGGTCCCGTACGGCCACCCCGGGGTCACGGAGACGGACCTGAGGGCGGCCACGGACCATCTGCCCGTGCTGGCCGCCCTCAGAGTGCCCGCCGCGTAA
- a CDS encoding DUF5304 domain-containing protein: MSEERPTSDAAQEANDEARASDADAWAKACAEDLAAEKARRRAQYGPPPGSAAEELRKLVDTVADKLSGLNSPLFGVVASGTAQQMVNQVVQQAKAAVEPVIERNPDVFDHLAAAGNELLAAYRSAVEAQERRWTTRERGPRDEGTGPGERIDLD, encoded by the coding sequence ATGAGCGAAGAGCGCCCCACGTCCGACGCCGCTCAGGAGGCGAACGACGAAGCGCGCGCGAGCGACGCCGACGCCTGGGCGAAGGCGTGCGCCGAGGACCTCGCGGCGGAGAAGGCCCGCCGCCGCGCCCAGTACGGCCCGCCGCCCGGCTCGGCCGCGGAGGAACTGCGCAAGCTGGTCGACACGGTCGCCGACAAGCTGTCCGGACTGAACTCGCCGCTGTTCGGTGTGGTCGCCTCCGGCACCGCCCAGCAGATGGTCAACCAGGTCGTACAGCAGGCCAAGGCCGCCGTCGAACCGGTCATAGAGCGCAACCCCGATGTTTTCGATCACCTCGCGGCCGCGGGCAACGAGCTGCTCGCCGCCTACCGCTCGGCCGTCGAGGCACAGGAACGACGCTGGACCACCCGGGAGCGTGGCCCCCGCGACGAGGGGACCGGTCCGGGGGAGCGGATTGACTTGGACTAA
- a CDS encoding trp operon leader peptide translates to MFAHSTQNWWWTAHPAAH, encoded by the coding sequence ATGTTCGCGCACTCGACCCAGAACTGGTGGTGGACCGCTCATCCGGCGGCCCACTGA
- a CDS encoding lysophospholipid acyltransferase family protein translates to MKFSIGGPLKLAFRPWVEGLENIPAEGPAILASNHLSFSDSFFLPAVLDRKVTFIAKAEYFTTPGVKGRMTAAFFKGVGQLPVDRSGARGAGEAAIKSGIDVIERGELFGIYPEGTRSPDGRLYRGKPGGLARVALATGAPVIPVAMIDTEKIQPPGKVMPKLMRPGIRIGKPLDFSRYNGMEHDRFVLRAVTDEVMYEIMKLSGQEYVDIYATAAKRQIAEVAKAEKQVLKEVEQAQKEAAKAAEAETEEGRAGS, encoded by the coding sequence ATGAAGTTTTCCATCGGAGGGCCGCTGAAGCTTGCCTTCAGGCCCTGGGTGGAAGGCCTCGAGAACATTCCCGCCGAGGGCCCCGCCATCCTGGCAAGCAATCATCTGTCGTTCTCGGACTCGTTCTTCCTGCCCGCGGTCCTCGACCGCAAGGTGACCTTCATCGCGAAGGCCGAGTACTTCACGACGCCCGGCGTCAAGGGCCGGATGACCGCCGCCTTCTTCAAGGGCGTCGGCCAGCTCCCGGTGGACCGCTCCGGCGCGCGCGGCGCGGGCGAGGCGGCCATCAAGAGCGGCATCGACGTCATCGAGCGCGGTGAGCTGTTCGGTATCTACCCGGAGGGCACGCGCTCGCCCGACGGGCGGCTGTACCGCGGCAAGCCGGGCGGCCTCGCGCGCGTGGCGCTCGCCACCGGCGCCCCGGTCATCCCAGTCGCCATGATCGACACCGAGAAGATCCAGCCGCCGGGCAAGGTGATGCCCAAGCTGATGCGTCCGGGCATCCGCATCGGCAAGCCGCTCGACTTCAGCCGCTACAACGGCATGGAGCACGACCGCTTCGTGCTGCGCGCGGTGACCGACGAGGTCATGTACGAGATCATGAAGCTCTCCGGCCAGGAGTACGTCGACATCTACGCGACGGCCGCCAAGCGGCAGATCGCGGAGGTGGCGAAGGCCGAGAAGCAGGTGCTCAAGGAAGTAGAACAGGCGCAGAAGGAAGCCGCGAAGGCGGCCGAAGCCGAAACCGAAGAGGGACGGGCCGGCTCCTAG
- a CDS encoding ROK family glucokinase yields the protein MGLTIGVDIGGTKIAAGVVDEEGNILSTHKVPTPTTPQAIVDAIAAAVEGARAGHDIVGVGIGAAGYVNRQRSTVYFAPNIDWRQEPLKAEVEARVGLPVVVENDANAAAWGEYKFGAGKGHRNVICITLGTGLGGGIIIGNKLRRGHFGVAAEFGHIRMVPDGLLCGCGSQGCWEQYASGRALVRYAKQRANATPENAEILLALGNGTPDGIEGKHISVAARQGDPVAVDSYRELARWAGAGLADLASLFDPSAFIVGGGLSDEGELVLDPIRKSYKRWLVGGNWRPVAEVIAAQLGNEAGLVGAADLAREPDPIM from the coding sequence ATGGGACTCACCATCGGCGTCGATATCGGCGGCACGAAGATCGCGGCCGGTGTGGTCGACGAGGAAGGCAACATCCTCTCGACGCACAAGGTGCCGACCCCCACCACGCCGCAGGCCATCGTGGACGCCATCGCCGCCGCAGTGGAGGGCGCGCGCGCAGGTCACGACATCGTCGGCGTGGGCATCGGTGCCGCCGGATACGTGAACCGCCAGCGCTCGACCGTGTACTTCGCGCCCAACATCGACTGGCGGCAGGAGCCGCTCAAGGCCGAGGTCGAGGCGCGCGTGGGGCTGCCCGTCGTCGTCGAGAACGACGCGAACGCGGCGGCGTGGGGCGAGTACAAGTTCGGCGCGGGCAAGGGTCACCGGAACGTCATCTGCATCACCCTGGGCACGGGCCTCGGCGGCGGCATCATCATCGGCAACAAGCTGCGCCGCGGGCACTTCGGCGTGGCCGCCGAGTTCGGCCACATCCGCATGGTGCCGGACGGTCTGCTGTGCGGCTGCGGCTCGCAGGGCTGCTGGGAGCAGTACGCCTCCGGGCGGGCCCTCGTCCGCTACGCCAAGCAGCGGGCCAACGCCACCCCCGAGAACGCGGAGATCCTGCTCGCGCTGGGCAACGGCACCCCCGACGGCATCGAGGGCAAGCACATCTCGGTGGCCGCGCGCCAGGGCGACCCGGTGGCGGTGGACTCCTACCGCGAGCTGGCCCGCTGGGCCGGCGCCGGCCTCGCCGACCTGGCCTCGCTCTTCGACCCCTCCGCCTTCATCGTCGGCGGCGGCCTCTCGGACGAGGGCGAGCTGGTCCTCGACCCCATCCGTAAGTCGTACAAGCGCTGGCTCGTCGGCGGCAACTGGCGCCCCGTGGCCGAAGTGATCGCCGCCCAGCTCGGCAACGAAGCCGGCCTCGTGGGCGCGGCGGACCTGGCCCGGGAACCCGACCCGATCATGTAA
- a CDS encoding response regulator yields MTEVTDVAGQDPIKVMVVDDHPMWRDAVARDLDASGFAVVATAGDGEQAVRRARAAAPDVLVLDLNLPAKPGVQVCKELVATNPALRVLVLSASGEHADVLEAVKSGATGYLLKSASTEELIDAVRRTAVGDPVFTPGLAGLVLGEYRRLASEPAPAAGADEPKAPQLTDRETEVLRLVAKGLSYKQIAERLVISHRTVQNHVQNTLGKLQLHNRVELVRYAIERGLDEA; encoded by the coding sequence ATGACGGAGGTCACCGACGTGGCGGGGCAGGATCCGATCAAGGTCATGGTGGTGGACGACCACCCCATGTGGCGCGACGCGGTCGCCCGCGACCTGGACGCGTCGGGTTTCGCCGTGGTCGCCACCGCGGGCGACGGCGAGCAGGCGGTGCGCCGTGCCCGGGCCGCCGCGCCCGACGTCCTGGTGCTCGACCTGAACCTGCCCGCCAAGCCCGGCGTCCAGGTCTGCAAGGAACTGGTCGCCACCAACCCGGCGCTGCGCGTCCTCGTCCTGTCGGCCAGCGGCGAGCACGCGGACGTCCTGGAGGCGGTGAAGTCCGGCGCCACCGGCTATCTGCTGAAGTCGGCGTCCACGGAGGAGCTGATCGACGCGGTGCGCCGCACGGCCGTCGGCGACCCCGTGTTCACGCCGGGCCTCGCGGGCCTGGTCCTCGGCGAGTACCGCCGGCTGGCCTCCGAGCCCGCCCCCGCCGCGGGCGCCGACGAGCCAAAGGCCCCGCAGCTCACCGACCGCGAGACCGAGGTGCTGCGCCTGGTCGCCAAGGGCCTGAGCTACAAGCAGATCGCCGAGCGCCTGGTCATCTCCCACCGCACGGTCCAAAACCATGTGCAGAACACCCTGGGCAAGCTCCAACTCCACAACCGGGTGGAGCTGGTGCGCTATGCCATAGAGCGCGGTCTCGACGAGGCATAG
- a CDS encoding alpha/beta hydrolase: MNRRPKVPVVLPGAEPFRHEGGEVGVLLCHGFTGSPQSLRPWGEYLAERGLTVALPLLPGHGTRWEDMQLTGWQDWYAEVDRELRALRERCARVFVFGLSMGAALTLRLAAKHGDEVSGIVVVNPANKVHGAAARALPVLRHLVRTVSGITSDIAKEGVAEVGYDRVPLHAAHSMRNFYRMVDGELPQVTQPMLLLHSPQDHVVPPVDSARILSRVSSTDVTEILLEQSYHVATLDHDADRIFEESHAFIARLAPSVGKRSDTGQVGQQEGTATGG, translated from the coding sequence ATGAACAGGAGACCGAAGGTGCCGGTCGTCCTTCCTGGAGCCGAGCCGTTCCGCCACGAGGGCGGAGAGGTCGGTGTCCTTCTCTGCCACGGCTTCACCGGTTCCCCGCAGTCGCTGCGCCCCTGGGGGGAGTATCTCGCCGAGCGCGGTCTGACCGTCGCGCTGCCCCTGCTGCCGGGGCACGGCACGCGCTGGGAGGACATGCAGCTCACGGGCTGGCAGGACTGGTACGCGGAGGTGGACCGCGAGTTGCGCGCCCTGCGGGAGCGCTGCGCCCGCGTGTTCGTCTTCGGCCTGTCCATGGGCGCCGCGCTGACCCTGCGGCTCGCCGCGAAGCACGGGGACGAGGTGAGCGGCATCGTCGTCGTCAACCCGGCGAACAAGGTGCACGGGGCGGCCGCCCGCGCCCTTCCGGTGCTCCGCCACCTCGTCCGGACGGTGAGCGGCATCACCAGCGACATCGCCAAGGAGGGCGTCGCGGAGGTGGGCTACGACCGGGTGCCCCTGCACGCAGCCCACTCCATGCGGAACTTCTACCGGATGGTCGACGGTGAACTGCCCCAGGTCACCCAGCCGATGCTGCTGCTGCACAGCCCCCAGGACCATGTGGTGCCGCCCGTCGACTCGGCCCGGATCCTGAGCCGGGTGTCGTCCACCGATGTGACGGAGATCCTGCTGGAACAGAGCTACCACGTGGCGACGTTGGACCATGACGCGGACCGGATCTTCGAGGAGAGCCACGCGTTCATCGCCCGGCTCGCGCCCAGTGTCGGCAAGCGGTCCGACACGGGTCAGGTGGGTCAGCAGGAAGGGACGGCCACTGGTGGCTGA
- a CDS encoding glycoside hydrolase domain-containing protein, with protein sequence MYAPRSPRPRRGGVRTLTVCAAAAALAAGPPGTARAAGTDDTVKVTYRGHEFTVPASWPIVDLEKHPDVCVRFDRHAVYLGTPGDQQQCPAGARGRTEAFLIQPSVVKGRTASENRTARTFRVTADRIAVTAAYAKDRTRIRDILRDAGLPDAVVGTEVTAGAPAAAPLPADATSFRGEGFDACTAPGQTAMDAWRDDSDYGAVGVYLGGVNRACAQSRLTAGWLRTQYANGWRFFPLYVGRQPTSDGGSCKGGCEAITDPAPQGTEAADDAVEQANTLGFPKGTVIYDDLENYAPGSTVTSRVLSYLDAYTKRLHALGYRSGVYGNTSSLVTDLVANKSRVTLPDVLHFARWNGKSTTTDSTIPANLWADHQRIHQYVGDTTETHGGVTISIDRDRLDVD encoded by the coding sequence ATGTACGCACCCCGTTCACCCCGGCCCCGTCGTGGCGGCGTCCGAACGCTCACCGTGTGCGCCGCCGCCGCGGCCCTCGCCGCCGGCCCGCCCGGCACCGCACGCGCCGCCGGGACCGACGACACCGTCAAGGTCACCTACCGCGGCCACGAGTTCACCGTCCCCGCTTCCTGGCCGATCGTGGACCTGGAGAAACATCCGGACGTCTGTGTCCGCTTCGACCGGCACGCCGTGTACCTCGGCACGCCCGGCGACCAGCAGCAGTGTCCGGCGGGGGCGAGGGGACGTACCGAGGCGTTCCTGATCCAGCCGTCCGTCGTCAAGGGCCGCACCGCCAGCGAGAACCGCACGGCCCGCACGTTCCGGGTCACCGCCGACCGGATCGCCGTGACGGCCGCGTACGCGAAGGACCGTACGAGGATCCGGGACATCCTGCGCGACGCCGGTCTGCCGGACGCCGTCGTGGGGACCGAGGTGACCGCGGGCGCGCCCGCCGCGGCGCCGCTGCCCGCCGACGCGACGTCCTTCCGTGGCGAGGGCTTCGACGCCTGCACCGCGCCGGGCCAGACGGCGATGGACGCCTGGCGGGACGACTCCGACTACGGGGCCGTCGGCGTCTACCTCGGCGGGGTCAACCGTGCCTGCGCCCAGAGCAGACTCACCGCCGGCTGGCTGCGGACGCAGTACGCGAACGGCTGGCGCTTCTTCCCGCTGTACGTCGGCCGCCAGCCCACCTCCGACGGGGGCAGCTGCAAAGGCGGCTGCGAGGCGATCACCGACCCCGCGCCGCAGGGCACCGAGGCCGCCGACGACGCCGTCGAGCAGGCCAACACGCTGGGCTTCCCCAAGGGCACGGTGATCTACGACGACCTGGAGAACTACGCCCCCGGCTCCACCGTCACCAGCCGGGTGCTGTCGTACCTCGATGCCTACACCAAGCGCCTGCACGCACTGGGCTACCGCTCCGGCGTCTACGGCAACACCTCGTCCCTGGTCACCGACCTGGTCGCCAACAAGAGCCGCGTCACCCTGCCCGACGTGCTCCACTTCGCCCGCTGGAACGGCAAGTCGACGACCACCGACTCGACGATCCCCGCGAACCTGTGGGCCGACCACCAGCGCATCCACCAGTACGTGGGCGACACGACCGAGACGCACGGCGGCGTGACGATCTCCATCGACCGTGACCGGCTCGACGTGGACTAG
- a CDS encoding anthranilate synthase family protein, which translates to MNLLDLLDDPRPFALLRRRTPGHDHDTVELLLGPVSTCDRLADLPDEGLALVPFRQIRERGFDVRDDGTPLSVLTPEETHVLPLEQALAELPTHEVRVTGGGFDVADEEYAGIVGRVLEEEIGRGEGANFVIRRTYEGSIPGFGRADALALFRRLLVGERGAYWTFVVHTGERTLVGASPEVHVRMSGGTVVMNPISGTYRYPAEGPCAEDLLGFLADGKEIEELSMVVDEELKMMCTVGDMGGVVIGPRLKEMAHLAHTEYELRGRSSLDVREVLKETMFAATVTGSPVQNACRVIERHEVGGRGYYAGALALIGRNAGGGRDGSVGAQTLDSPILIRTADIDADGRLRVPVGATLVRGSDPAGEVAETHAKAAGVLAALGVVEAGARTEGVRPRLADDPRVRAALDGRRASLAPFWLRMQEQARELQGHALVVDAEDTFTAMLAHVLRSSGLTVTVRRYDEPGLREAVRAHEGPLVLGPGPGDPLDMDDPKMRFLRELTAEVIGGHGHGVLGVCLGHELIAAELGLGIVRKEVPYQGAQTRIDLFGRAETVGFYNSFVAHCDEETAAELSAHGIEVSRTGGGEVHALRGPGFAGVQFHPESVLTLNGTAVVRELVGRLRGTGTLSERRPSV; encoded by the coding sequence ATGAACCTGCTCGACCTACTGGACGATCCCCGTCCGTTCGCCCTGCTGCGCCGCCGCACCCCCGGTCACGATCACGACACCGTCGAGCTGCTGCTCGGCCCGGTCAGCACCTGCGACCGCCTCGCCGACCTCCCCGACGAGGGCCTCGCGCTCGTTCCCTTCCGCCAGATCAGGGAGCGCGGCTTCGACGTCCGTGACGACGGCACGCCGCTCTCGGTGCTGACCCCCGAGGAGACGCACGTCCTGCCGCTGGAGCAGGCGCTGGCGGAGCTGCCGACGCACGAGGTGCGTGTCACCGGCGGGGGCTTCGACGTCGCCGACGAGGAGTACGCGGGGATCGTCGGGCGCGTGCTGGAGGAGGAGATCGGGCGCGGCGAGGGCGCGAACTTCGTGATCCGGCGTACGTACGAGGGCTCCATCCCGGGGTTCGGGAGGGCCGACGCGCTGGCCCTGTTCCGGCGGCTGCTTGTCGGTGAGCGGGGCGCGTACTGGACGTTCGTCGTGCACACCGGGGAGCGCACGCTTGTGGGCGCGAGCCCCGAGGTGCACGTGCGGATGTCGGGCGGGACCGTCGTGATGAACCCCATCAGCGGCACGTACCGCTATCCCGCCGAGGGGCCCTGCGCGGAGGACCTGCTCGGCTTCCTCGCCGACGGCAAGGAGATCGAGGAGCTCTCGATGGTCGTCGACGAGGAGCTCAAGATGATGTGCACGGTCGGTGACATGGGCGGCGTGGTGATCGGTCCGCGGCTCAAGGAGATGGCCCACCTCGCGCACACCGAGTACGAGCTGCGGGGCCGGTCCTCGCTGGATGTGCGCGAGGTCCTGAAGGAGACCATGTTCGCGGCGACCGTCACGGGGTCACCGGTGCAGAACGCGTGCCGGGTGATCGAGCGGCACGAGGTCGGCGGACGGGGCTACTACGCGGGCGCGCTGGCCCTCATCGGCCGGAACGCGGGTGGCGGGCGGGATGGGTCTGTCGGTGCCCAGACCCTCGACTCGCCCATCCTCATCCGGACCGCCGACATCGACGCGGACGGGCGGCTGCGGGTGCCGGTCGGCGCCACCCTCGTCCGGGGATCGGATCCGGCGGGCGAGGTCGCCGAGACGCACGCGAAGGCGGCGGGGGTGCTGGCGGCGCTGGGGGTCGTGGAGGCCGGGGCTCGCACGGAGGGCGTACGGCCGAGGCTGGCCGACGATCCCCGGGTGCGGGCGGCGCTGGACGGGCGGCGGGCCTCGCTCGCGCCGTTCTGGCTGCGCATGCAGGAGCAGGCGCGCGAGTTGCAGGGGCATGCGCTGGTCGTGGACGCCGAGGACACCTTCACGGCGATGCTCGCGCATGTGCTGCGGTCCTCGGGACTCACGGTGACCGTGCGGCGCTACGACGAGCCGGGGCTGCGGGAGGCGGTGCGGGCGCACGAGGGGCCGCTGGTCCTGGGCCCCGGCCCGGGCGACCCCTTGGACATGGACGATCCCAAGATGCGGTTCCTGCGGGAGCTCACCGCCGAGGTGATCGGGGGGCACGGGCACGGTGTGCTCGGCGTCTGCCTCGGCCACGAGCTGATCGCGGCGGAGCTGGGCCTGGGGATCGTACGCAAGGAGGTCCCGTACCAGGGCGCGCAGACGCGGATCGATCTCTTCGGGCGGGCCGAGACCGTCGGTTTCTACAACAGCTTCGTGGCGCACTGCGACGAGGAGACGGCGGCCGAGCTGTCGGCCCATGGCATCGAGGTCAGCCGCACCGGAGGCGGCGAGGTACACGCGCTGCGCGGGCCCGGGTTCGCGGGCGTGCAGTTCCACCCGGAGTCGGTGCTGACGCTGAACGGGACGGCCGTCGTGCGGGAGCTGGTCGGTCGCCTGCGGGGCACCGGCACGCTGTCGGAGCGGCGGCCCTCCGTGTAG
- a CDS encoding 6-phosphofructokinase, whose protein sequence is MRVGVLTGGGDCPGLNAVIRGIVRKGVQEYGYDFVGFRDGWRGPLENDTVRLDIPAVRGILPRGGTILGSSRTNPLKQENGIRRIKENLAKLEVEALIAIGGEDTLGVAARLTDEYGVPVVGVPKTIDNDLSATDYTFGFDTAVGIATEAIDRLHTTAESHMRVLVCEVMGRHAGWIAIHSGLAGGANVILIPEQRFDVDQVCAYVTSRFKASYAPIVVIAEGAMPKDGQMVLKDESLDSFGHVRLSGVGEWLAKEIEKRTGKEARTTVLGHIQRGGTPSAFDRWLATRFGLHAIEAVRDGDFGKMVALRGTDIVRVPIAEATAKLKTVDPKLYEEVAVFFG, encoded by the coding sequence ATGCGGGTCGGAGTACTGACCGGAGGCGGCGACTGCCCCGGACTCAACGCCGTCATCCGGGGCATCGTCCGCAAGGGCGTGCAGGAGTACGGGTACGACTTCGTCGGCTTCCGGGACGGCTGGCGCGGACCTCTCGAGAACGACACCGTCCGGCTGGACATCCCCGCCGTGCGCGGCATCCTGCCGCGCGGCGGCACCATCCTCGGCTCCTCGCGGACGAACCCGCTCAAGCAGGAGAACGGTATCCGCCGCATCAAGGAGAACCTCGCCAAGCTGGAGGTCGAGGCGCTCATCGCGATCGGCGGCGAGGACACGCTCGGCGTCGCCGCGCGCCTCACCGACGAGTACGGCGTGCCCGTCGTCGGCGTACCGAAGACCATCGACAACGACCTGTCCGCCACCGACTACACCTTCGGCTTCGACACCGCCGTCGGTATCGCCACCGAGGCGATCGACCGCCTGCACACCACCGCCGAGTCGCACATGCGCGTCCTCGTCTGCGAGGTGATGGGCCGTCACGCGGGCTGGATCGCCATCCACTCGGGCCTGGCCGGCGGCGCCAACGTCATCCTCATCCCCGAGCAGCGCTTCGACGTCGACCAGGTGTGCGCCTATGTGACCTCGCGGTTCAAGGCCTCGTACGCGCCGATCGTGGTCATCGCCGAGGGCGCGATGCCCAAGGACGGCCAGATGGTCCTGAAGGACGAGTCCCTCGACTCCTTCGGCCATGTGCGCCTCTCCGGGGTCGGCGAGTGGCTGGCCAAGGAGATCGAGAAGCGCACCGGCAAGGAGGCCCGCACCACGGTCCTCGGGCACATCCAGCGCGGCGGCACCCCCAGTGCCTTCGACCGCTGGCTCGCCACCCGCTTCGGGCTGCACGCCATCGAGGCCGTCCGTGACGGCGACTTCGGCAAGATGGTCGCCCTGCGCGGCACGGACATCGTCCGGGTCCCGATCGCGGAGGCCACGGCCAAGCTGAAGACGGTCGACCCGAAGCTGTACGAGGAGGTCGCGGTCTTCTTCGGCTGA
- the macS gene encoding MacS family sensor histidine kinase: MAKRERVMRMSVEQPLWRALTAYRVLTMLYAIGLFATAFRKFAHPWVAIGYFAVLSVWTLATLPRVANAASCTKRFLAVDLTIALTGIMLTPVADAHHRVVTGGPTLPSIWTAGSVLAFAIKGGWRWAAFASTLVAVANLVERGAPTRDTIHNVILVWVASIAIGYVVEVARASELTLARALEIEAATRERERLARDIHDGVLQVLAMVQRRASALGGEAAELGRMAGEQEVALRTLVSGGLVPVSRVSEDASLGAVVRAVEEPDDDQDSRGPVDLRALLAPYATARVTFSEPGAPVPLSPAAARELAAAVGAALDNVRKHVGEDARAWILVEDEPDEVIVTVRDDGPGIPEGRLAQAEGEGRLGVALSIRGRLRDLGGAAELISVPGQGTEVELKIPKVSRVSRGKAEQR; encoded by the coding sequence ATGGCCAAGCGCGAGAGAGTCATGAGGATGTCGGTCGAGCAGCCGCTGTGGCGTGCGCTCACCGCCTACCGCGTGCTGACAATGCTGTACGCGATCGGGCTCTTCGCCACCGCGTTCCGCAAGTTCGCCCACCCCTGGGTGGCCATCGGGTACTTCGCCGTCCTGTCCGTCTGGACGCTCGCCACCCTGCCCAGGGTCGCGAACGCGGCGAGCTGCACCAAGCGCTTCCTCGCCGTCGACCTGACCATCGCGCTCACCGGCATCATGCTCACGCCCGTCGCGGACGCCCACCACCGCGTGGTGACCGGTGGTCCCACACTCCCGTCGATATGGACCGCGGGCTCCGTCCTGGCCTTCGCCATCAAGGGCGGCTGGCGCTGGGCGGCGTTCGCCTCGACGCTCGTCGCGGTCGCCAACCTCGTCGAGCGCGGCGCCCCCACCCGCGACACGATCCACAACGTGATCCTCGTCTGGGTCGCCTCCATCGCCATCGGATACGTAGTCGAGGTCGCCCGCGCCTCCGAGCTCACCCTCGCCCGCGCCCTGGAGATCGAGGCCGCGACCCGCGAGCGCGAGCGCCTCGCCCGTGACATCCACGACGGCGTCCTGCAGGTCCTCGCCATGGTGCAGCGACGGGCCTCCGCGCTCGGCGGCGAGGCCGCGGAGCTGGGCCGGATGGCCGGCGAGCAGGAGGTCGCGCTGCGCACCCTGGTCTCGGGCGGCCTGGTGCCCGTCTCGCGGGTGTCCGAGGACGCCTCCCTCGGCGCCGTCGTACGGGCCGTCGAGGAACCGGACGACGACCAGGACTCCCGGGGCCCTGTCGACCTGCGCGCCCTGCTCGCCCCGTACGCGACCGCGCGCGTGACCTTCTCCGAGCCGGGCGCCCCGGTTCCTCTTTCCCCGGCCGCCGCCCGGGAGTTGGCCGCCGCTGTCGGTGCCGCCCTGGACAATGTCCGCAAGCACGTCGGCGAGGACGCCCGCGCCTGGATCCTCGTCGAGGACGAGCCGGACGAGGTGATCGTGACCGTACGCGACGACGGCCCGGGCATCCCGGAGGGGCGGCTCGCCCAGGCCGAGGGGGAGGGGCGGCTCGGTGTGGCCCTGTCGATCCGGGGCCGGCTGCGCGACCTCGGCGGCGCCGCCGAACTGATCTCGGTGCCGGGCCAGGGCACGGAGGTCGAGCTGAAGATACCGAAGGTTTCCAGGGTTTCACGGGGGAAGGCGGAGCAGCGATGA